The following proteins come from a genomic window of Aspergillus luchuensis IFO 4308 DNA, chromosome 3, nearly complete sequence:
- a CDS encoding glycoside hydrolase family 18 protein (CAZy:GH18;~COG:G;~EggNog:ENOG410PI86;~InterPro:IPR017853,IPR001223,IPR011583;~PFAM:PF00704;~go_function: GO:0008061 - chitin binding [Evidence IEA];~go_process: GO:0005975 - carbohydrate metabolic process [Evidence IEA]) gives MEDQLVVPEALPAGAYTHLNFAFAYINPDTFEVAPMSESDMGLYSRFTGLKEDNTGLETWISIGGWSMNDADQPTATTFSDLAASTSAQKAFFKSLLSFMTTYGFDGVGIDWEYPVASERSGKAADLKNYPTFLQNLKTALGSTGHNYGLSITVPSSYWYMQNFDIVAIEKTIDWFNVMTYDLHGTWDSTDPYIGPYVYAHTNLTEIDQTMDLFWRDSISPSKVNLGLGFYGEASLLLIRRVQQLAAHSAVAAIQVTARHPLEL, from the exons ATGGAAGATCAATTGG TGGTCCCCGAAGCACTCCCCGCTGGTGCTTATACTCATCTCAACTTTGCGTTTGCCTACATAAATCCCGACACATTCGAGGTGGCCCCTATGAGCGAGAGTGACATGGGTCTTTATTCTCGCTTCACTGGTCTCAAAGAGGACAATACGGGCCTTGAGACATGGATAAGCATCG GTGGATGGTCGATGAATGATGCCGACCAGCCGACTGCCACCACGTTTTCGGACCTTGCGGCTTCGACATCGGCTCAAAAGGCATTTTTCAAATCCTTACTGTCATTCATGACAACTTATGGCTTCGACGGCGTTGGCATTGACTGGGAGTATCCCGTTGCTTCGGAAAGATCTGGCAAAGCTGCCGACCTCAAGAATTACCCAACATTCTTGCAGAACCTAAAAACTGCACTGGGCTCAACAGGTCACAACTACGGATTGTCAATCACTGTCCCGTCTAGTTATTGGTATATGCAGAACTTTGACATCGTCGCGATCGAAAAGACTATTGACTGGTTCAATGTCATGACCTATGATCTCCATGGAACATGGGACTCGACAGATCCATACATTGGTCCGTATGTATATGCACACACTAACCTGACTGAAATTGACCAGACAATGGATCTCTTTTGGCGCGACAGCATATCTCCTTCAAAGGTTAATCTTGGACTTGGCTTTTACGGCGAAGCTTCACTCTTACTGATCCGTCGTGTACAGCAGCTGGCTGCCCATTCAGCAGTGGCGGCAATCCAGGTAACTGCTCGGCATCCTCTGGAACTTTGA
- a CDS encoding wax synthase family protein (COG:S;~EggNog:ENOG410PY13;~InterPro:IPR032805;~PFAM:PF13813;~SECRETED:SignalP(1-22);~TransMembrane:3 (i77-96o108-125i146-166o)): MLDLCNILLSILFSAILRLDNPDEWQPLFGSPLEAYSIRRFWTKFWHRLTVSSCASSGTQVTRRLIGMTPGCRSEKIFVALWTFLLSGLCHVIPDWQVGEPCYPHDDLLFFGANFLASAMEVLVARRLRFMNRYHAGGDKYFWLGSLRAITAAVGCVWVLKFFFWITPKWQYPKMYAVLMQVQGYYGWQ, encoded by the coding sequence ATGCTTGACCTATGTAATATACTACTCTCCATTCTCTTCAGTGCCATTCTCCGCCTCGACAACCCCGATGAATGGCAACCCCTCTTCGGCAGCCCACTCGAAGCATACAGCATTCGCCGCTTCTGGACAAAATTCTGGCACCGCCTGACCGTCTCCTCATGCGCTTCCTCTGGAACACAGGTCACCCGCCGTCTTATCGGCATGACACCTGGATGCCGAAGTGAAAAGATCTTCGTCGCGCTCTGGACGTTCTTGCTCTCAGGATTGTGCCATGTGATTCCTGACTGGCAGGTGGGCGAGCCATGCTATCCGCATGATGATCTACTCTTCTTCGGGGCGAATTTCTTGGCCAGTGCCATGGAGGTGTTAGTGGCGCGCAGGCTGAGGTTCATGAATAGATATCATGCAGGTGGTGACAAGTATTTTTGGTTAGGATCATTGAGAGCAATTACTGCGGCTGTGGGGTGTGTTTGGGTTCTGAAGTTTTTCTTCTGGATCACTCCCAAGTGGCAGTATCCCAAAATGTATGCAGTTTTGATGCAAGTTCAGGGATACTACGGTTGGCAGTAG
- a CDS encoding uncharacterized protein (CAZy:CBM50;~COG:S;~EggNog:ENOG410QD93;~InterPro:IPR018392,IPR036779;~PFAM:PF01476), with the protein MASDWSSMQSLCHVTYPTDVPKNPTNVTDIAGFAPANYTSPSCLSEATYTVVSGDNCIAISQAQNVSTGTLISLNNLLPDCSNLDAGASLCLPQTCDAYTVQSGDTCESICNEAGITFVQLTSWNPTINSYCSNPIAGQAVCVGQAGSTWTGTTIPGASATQNGVYATTTVAAPSNLAYGTTTNCGQYYVVQSGDDCSLVALNNTITVSLFEAINPSINAGCTNLVPGLAYCVRPVANWNSTNTTTTTTASYVTAPAPTPSGTTFDCYKWHVIISGDYCALLESEYGITFTQLQSWNSNLNSTCGNLILGDAYCVDGPSNVSSTSRIASATAISTALNL; encoded by the exons ATGGCATCCGATTGGTCTTCCATGCAAAGTCTTTGCCACGTCACATATCCAACAGACGTCCCAAAGAATCCCACAAATGTCACTGATATTGCCGGATTTGCGCCTGCAAACTATACTTCGCCAAGCTGTTTGTCAGAAGCGACGTACACGGTTGTTTCAGGGGATAATTGCATCGCTATTTCGCAAGCGCAAAATGTTTCCACTGGGACACTTATCTCGCTCAATAACTTGCTCCCGGATTGTTCTAACCTTGACG CTGGCGCTTCATTGTGCCTTCCGCAAACGTGTGATGCTTACACTGTTCAGTCTGGAGACACTTGTGAAAGCATCTGTAATGAAGCAGGAATCACCTTCGTCCAATTAACCTCCTGGAACCCGACCATCAACAGCTACTGTTCCAACCCGATAGCTGGACAAGCCGTTTGTGTCGGGCAGGCAGGATCGACATGGACTGGGACAACCATCCCAGGCGCTTCAGCCACTCAAAACGGCGTCTACGCCACTACCACCGTTGCCGCTCCAAGCAACCTGGCTTATGGGACCACAACCAACTGCGGCCAATATTACGTTGTGCAAAGTGGAGACGACTGCAGCCTCGTCGCGCTGAACAATACCATCACAGTGAGTTTGTTTGAGGCGATcaacccatcaatcaatgCTGGATGTACCAACTTGGTTCCTGGGTTGGCTTATTGTGTGCGTCCAGTAGCAAACTGGAACAGCACCAACACGACCACAACTACGACGGCTTCCTATGTTACTGCGCCAGCACCAACACCTTCTGGCACCACATTTGATTGCTACAAGTGGCATGTGATTATCAGTGGAGACTACTGTGCTCTTCTGGAGAGTGAGTATGGAATTACTTTTACGCAATTACAATCTTGGAACTCCAATTTAAATTCGACGTGTGGAAATCTTATTTTGGGAGATGCATACTGTGTGGATGGACCAAGTAATGTCTCAT
- a CDS encoding uncharacterized protein (COG:S;~EggNog:ENOG410PY13;~TransMembrane:3 (o6-26i33-54o100-124i)) — MLFWISSIPPVCFTISSALFCVAIHLPYKGRLYVSPLLFGSAILSLHTSPYLTWLTDGILVASDIQNLDDPQRRMSPGLPPRYKRANSFSSRTGFTFHRIAKVILCWTFQLIFIGPMVPIHFNFTAQDFAPSRKVFFRRLLPLYNNYRPITFR, encoded by the exons ATGCTATTCTGGATATCCTCAATTCCCCCAGTATGTTTCACTATCTCAAGCGCATTATTCTGTGTTGCCATCCACCTTCCCTACAAAGGTCGACTGTATGTCTCGCCACTGCTATTCGGCAGCGCAATCCTCTCGCTGCATACGAGCCCCTACCTCACATGGCTCACCG ACGGCATCCTCGTGGCTAGCGACATACAAAATTTGGACGATCCGCAGCGTCGCATGAGTCCCGGGCTTCCACCACGATACAAGCGTGCCAATTCATTCTCCAGTCGTACAGGTTTCACATTCCACAGAATCGCCAAGGTCATCCTCTGCTGGACTTTTcagctcatcttcatcggccCTATGGTTCCCATTCATTTCAACTTCACCGCACAAGACTTCGCCCCCTCCCGCAAAGTCTTCTTCCGTCGCCTGCTACCTCTTTATAACAACTATCGCCCTATTACCTTCCGCTAG
- a CDS encoding uncharacterized protein (COG:S;~EggNog:ENOG410QD93;~SECRETED:SignalP(1-18)), whose protein sequence is MKSFGLVVLAAFFTLCQAQFQVLDAESIANSTAVKFSDACLTALQGTVNCNSTLVNIAAADDVYGINNDTYAYLCTNSCCSSLEIYHNTVSSACAGQDEAWSGYPATYFGDVYWASYNLSCLADPTSGAHALTTLTLFRAIIQTMYLQPHYHPLLHAPHAF, encoded by the exons ATGAAGTCTTTCGGCTTGGTCGTTTTGGCAGCATTTTTTACCCTCTGCCAGGCACAGTTTCAAGTTCTAGATGCTGAGTCCATCGCAAACAGCACTGCTGTGAAATTCTCTGATGCTTGCCTAACTGCTTTGCAGGGCACTGTCAACTGCAACAGCACTTTGGTGAATATTGCCGCCGCAGATGATGTTTATGGCATTAACAATGATACATACGCCTATCTTTGCACCAATAGCTGTTGTTCATCTCTGGAAATATATCACAATACCGTCTCATCTGCTTGTGCTGGCCAGGATGAGGCTTGGAGTGGATATCCAGCGACATATTTTGGAGATGTGTACTGGGCGAGCTACAATCTGTCTTGTTTGGCAGATCCCACCTCCGGGGCGCATGCATTG ACTACTTTAACACTCTTTCGAGCAATTATACAGACGATGTATCTGCAACCTCATTACCATCCTCTGTTGCATGCTCCCCATGCGTTCTAG
- a CDS encoding uncharacterized protein (COG:S;~EggNog:ENOG410Q2IY;~InterPro:IPR038595,IPR025659,IPR007612;~PFAM:PF04525) produces MSSTPIALKQPIAIRPEHIASSLTTIRIKQHSKSWSGGDFTISTCQGEEGSVTKLFSVDGDFGSLSQRRHFRDSSGLPLFELHRKRSGVTWFVHLPSDKNDDEPIATIATKWSAFKDKFDVHIKNAAASGEDTVIEVRGKDIWKVKTHVYQNGALVMMAKLTDMLSVYVPGKRPEWELTVAEGFDLSLASIIGVLLATLLKYSSMPSSYSPKSQKDDVISTRNEKGKMP; encoded by the exons ATGTCCTCAACTCCAATCGCACTCAAGCAGCCGATCGCCATTCGGCCCGAACATATTGCGTCGTCCCTTACAACCATCAGAATCAAGCAACACAGTAAGAGCTGGTCCGGAGGCGACTTCACCATCTCAACCTgtcaaggcgaagaaggatcTGTCACTAAACTATTCTCTGTTGACGGTGATTTTGGATCCTTGAGTCAGCGACGGCATTTTCGAGATTCCTCTGGTCTGCCCTTATTTGAGCTCCATCGTAAAAGGTCCGGTGTGACGTGGTTTGTCCACCTACCTAGTGACAAAAACGATGACGAGCCTATTGCCACAATCGCAACGAAATGGAGTGCTTTCAAGGACAAGTTTGACGTTCATATCAAGAATGCTGCTGCATCCGGAGAGGACACGGTCATAGAAGTCCGCGGAAAGGATATATGGAAAGTGAAAACGCATGTCTACCAAAATGGGgcactggtgatgatggcaaaACTTACGGACATGCTGTCGGTATATGTACCAGGGAAACGCCCTGAGTGGGAGCTGACGGTTGCAGAAGGCTTTGATCTCTCGCTG GCATCGATTATTGGCGTGCTCCTGGCCACCTTGCTTAAGTATAGTAGCATGCCGTCGTCGTATTCCCCTAAGAGCCAGAAAGACGACGTTATATCGACGAGAAATGAAAAAGGCAAGATGCCGTGA